The proteins below come from a single Synechococcus sp. WH 8101 genomic window:
- a CDS encoding CHASE domain-containing protein: MPWVVLSLGLGITALWCADQRNFQRLEHERIERDLSQEISQAISERLQTNIVTLDSVVGLFNASEQVSLAEFTTFYDTLNSRGSTLKGIQGLGYAAVVPDNNVAAFEQQIRREGQPDFTIKPPRPRELTTAIVYLQPNDWRNQRAVGYDMYSQSTRRAAMQLAALTGEPVLSGPVRLLQETNLQPQVGALLYQAIYRQPEAVFPSSEDRLRRLRGWAYSPLRIGDLIQGALATVQAPALENAAVVIYDSDRTIKRNLVFDNRNLTGSDRLTHPTWRNLTVANRNWEIGVQLDHRSIDPDGWSQGLLLQALLGLSLSALAAVISQRLLASHLELREALAREQDAAKEQALAATVFDTTPIGIVVTDPNGIIVRVNPAFTQLSGYSDREARGQKTNLMRSGRHEASFYEQMWTAIIQRCFWNGEIWNRHRNGQIMRHELTITAVLDARHQITNFVGLLNDVSDRYRQQEQMQYLATHDPLTGLANRALLAEELERSLALARRENRGVGLLFMDLNEFKPVNDRYGHAAGDLLLQALARRLKECLRDSDTLCRQGGDEFVVLVPNAPSIESLLVLARKLHHAIEQPFEAITGLPEPVRISVSIGVARWPDHAGDADSLIRTADAAMYRAKLMQEPRILVAD; encoded by the coding sequence TTGCCCTGGGTTGTGCTGTCGCTCGGGTTGGGGATCACAGCTCTCTGGTGTGCGGATCAGCGCAATTTCCAACGCCTCGAACATGAGCGGATCGAGCGGGACCTCAGTCAGGAGATCAGCCAGGCGATCAGCGAACGCCTTCAGACCAACATCGTGACGCTCGACTCGGTGGTGGGGTTGTTCAATGCCTCCGAGCAGGTGAGCCTGGCCGAATTCACCACCTTTTATGACACCCTGAATAGCCGAGGTTCCACGCTGAAGGGCATCCAGGGCCTCGGCTATGCCGCTGTGGTGCCGGACAATAACGTCGCCGCGTTTGAGCAACAGATCCGCCGTGAAGGGCAACCGGATTTCACGATCAAACCTCCCCGCCCAAGGGAGCTCACCACGGCGATCGTGTATCTCCAACCCAATGATTGGCGCAATCAGCGGGCGGTGGGTTACGACATGTATTCTCAATCCACCCGTCGCGCTGCGATGCAGCTGGCGGCCCTGACCGGGGAGCCGGTGCTCAGCGGTCCGGTGCGTCTGCTCCAGGAAACCAATCTCCAACCCCAGGTGGGAGCGCTTCTGTATCAGGCGATCTATCGCCAGCCTGAGGCGGTGTTCCCCTCCAGCGAGGATCGCCTCAGGCGACTCCGGGGTTGGGCCTATTCGCCGTTGCGGATCGGTGATCTGATCCAGGGTGCGCTGGCCACGGTGCAGGCGCCGGCCTTAGAGAACGCTGCGGTGGTGATTTACGACAGCGATCGCACCATCAAGCGGAATCTTGTTTTTGACAATCGCAACCTCACCGGCAGTGACCGGTTGACCCATCCCACCTGGCGCAATCTCACCGTGGCTAATCGCAACTGGGAGATCGGCGTGCAACTCGATCACCGCAGCATCGATCCCGACGGATGGAGCCAGGGGCTGCTGCTCCAGGCGTTGCTGGGCCTGAGTCTCAGCGCCCTGGCGGCCGTGATCAGTCAGCGCCTGCTCGCCAGCCACCTGGAGCTGCGCGAGGCGCTGGCGCGGGAGCAGGATGCCGCCAAGGAGCAGGCCCTCGCCGCCACGGTGTTTGACACGACACCCATCGGCATCGTGGTCACCGATCCCAACGGCATCATCGTGCGGGTGAACCCGGCCTTCACGCAACTGAGTGGCTATTCCGATCGAGAGGCCCGGGGACAGAAAACCAACCTGATGCGCTCCGGTCGCCACGAGGCGAGTTTTTATGAGCAGATGTGGACGGCAATCATTCAACGCTGTTTCTGGAACGGCGAAATCTGGAATCGCCATCGCAATGGTCAGATCATGCGCCATGAACTGACGATCACCGCCGTTCTTGATGCTCGCCATCAAATTACCAACTTTGTCGGCTTGTTGAATGACGTCAGCGATCGTTATCGCCAGCAGGAGCAGATGCAGTATCTCGCCACCCATGATCCGCTCACCGGTCTGGCGAACCGTGCCCTGCTCGCCGAAGAACTGGAACGCAGCCTTGCCCTCGCCAGGCGGGAGAACCGCGGTGTGGGGTTGTTGTTCATGGATTTGAATGAGTTCAAACCGGTGAACGATCGGTATGGCCACGCCGCCGGAGATCTGCTGCTCCAGGCTCTGGCCCGGCGCCTGAAAGAGTGCCTGCGTGACAGTGACACCCTCTGCCGGCAGGGTGGGGATGAATTTGTGGTTCTGGTGCCGAACGCCCCATCGATCGAGAGTCTGCTGGTGTTGGCGCGGAAACTGCACCACGCCATTGAGCAGCCGTTTGAAGCGATCACGGGCCTGCCTGAACCGGTGCGCATCTCCGTCAGCATCGGTGTGGCCCGCTGGCCGGATCACGCTGGCGATGCCGACAGCCTGATCCGTACGGCCGATGCGGCGATGTATCGCGCCAAATTGATGCAGGAGCCCCGCATCCTGGTGGCGGACTGA
- the folP gene encoding dihydropteroate synthase, with product MQRWPAGWGQRTGVMGVLNLTPDSFSDGGQFDQPERAIARAERMLAAGADVLDLGAQSTRPGAVEVGSEEELARLLPVLRAIRRSQPDAILSVDTFLAPVASAALEAGADWINDVSGGTRDPAMLPLIAAAGCPYVLMHSRGDSRTMDDFTDYGSLGVVEAVHQALQRATERALACGVQPQQLIWDPGLGFAKTTEQNLALLRGLPRLRDAGMPLLVGPSRKRFIGAVLEEPRAKARLWGTAAVVAQCASVGVDMVRVHDVGPIRQVAQMADALWR from the coding sequence ATGCAGCGCTGGCCGGCAGGATGGGGCCAACGCACCGGGGTGATGGGGGTGCTCAACCTCACACCCGATTCCTTCAGCGACGGCGGTCAGTTCGATCAACCGGAGCGGGCGATCGCCAGAGCGGAGCGGATGCTGGCCGCTGGCGCCGATGTGCTCGATCTGGGAGCCCAGAGCACCCGCCCCGGTGCCGTTGAGGTGGGCAGCGAGGAGGAACTGGCCCGGCTCCTGCCGGTGCTTCGCGCCATCCGTCGCAGCCAGCCAGACGCGATTCTGTCGGTGGACACCTTTCTTGCCCCGGTCGCATCAGCCGCCCTCGAAGCCGGTGCCGACTGGATCAATGATGTGAGCGGCGGTACGCGTGATCCGGCGATGCTCCCCCTGATCGCTGCAGCGGGCTGCCCCTATGTGCTGATGCATTCCCGCGGCGACAGCCGCACGATGGATGACTTCACCGACTACGGCAGCCTCGGTGTGGTGGAGGCGGTGCATCAGGCCCTGCAGCGGGCGACGGAACGGGCCCTGGCCTGTGGCGTGCAGCCGCAACAGCTGATCTGGGATCCAGGTCTGGGCTTCGCCAAGACCACCGAGCAAAATCTGGCGCTGCTCCGCGGCCTGCCTCGCCTGCGCGATGCGGGCATGCCGCTGCTGGTGGGTCCATCGCGCAAACGCTTCATCGGTGCGGTGCTGGAGGAGCCACGGGCCAAGGCACGCCTGTGGGGAACGGCTGCCGTGGTAGCCCAGTGTGCGTCCGTTGGCGTGGATATGGTGCGAGTGCACGATGTAGGGCCGATCCGGCAGGTGGCGCAGATGGCCGATGCGCTCTGGCGTTAG
- the tpiA gene encoding triose-phosphate isomerase, producing the protein MRKPVIAGNWKMHMTCAQAREWMTVFLPLIANTPDDRHLVVAPPFTAISTLAEMGQGSRLELSSQNVHWEGEGAFTGEISPTMLLEHGVQYAIVGHSEPRKYFSESDEQINHRGRSAQSHGLIPIVCVGESDEQRSRGEAERVIRRQVEQGLEGLDPAKLVVAYEPIWAIGTGKTCEASEANRICGLIRSWVGSPDLIIQYGGSVKPGNIDQLMAMSDIDGVLVGGASLDPESFGRIANYQKS; encoded by the coding sequence GTGCGCAAACCGGTGATCGCTGGCAACTGGAAGATGCACATGACCTGTGCCCAGGCCAGGGAATGGATGACCGTGTTTCTGCCGCTGATCGCCAACACACCGGATGATCGCCATCTGGTGGTGGCACCGCCCTTCACGGCCATCTCCACTCTGGCGGAAATGGGCCAGGGTTCCCGCCTGGAGTTGTCGTCCCAGAACGTGCACTGGGAGGGGGAAGGGGCCTTTACCGGTGAAATCTCTCCCACCATGCTGCTGGAGCACGGCGTGCAATACGCAATCGTGGGTCACAGCGAGCCGCGCAAATACTTCAGCGAAAGCGACGAACAGATCAACCATCGGGGCCGGTCGGCCCAGAGCCATGGCCTGATCCCGATCGTGTGTGTGGGCGAAAGCGATGAACAACGCAGCCGCGGTGAAGCGGAGCGGGTGATCCGCCGCCAGGTGGAACAGGGCCTGGAGGGCCTTGATCCCGCCAAACTGGTGGTGGCCTATGAGCCGATCTGGGCGATTGGCACCGGCAAAACCTGCGAGGCCAGCGAAGCGAATCGGATCTGTGGCCTGATCCGCAGCTGGGTGGGCTCTCCTGATCTGATCATCCAATACGGCGGATCGGTGAAGCCGGGCAACATCGATCAACTGATGGCGATGAGCGACATCGACGGCGTGCTCGTGGGTGGGGCATCGCTCGATCCGGAAAGCTTCGGCCGGATCGCCAATTACCAGAAGAGCTGA
- a CDS encoding RNA-binding S4 domain-containing protein, with product MRLDQFLKWQGWVATGGEAKLRIQAGDVSVNGAVEQRRGRQLQIGDRVQLGPEVASVEEPLQPGP from the coding sequence ATGAGGCTCGATCAATTCCTCAAATGGCAGGGTTGGGTGGCCACTGGCGGTGAAGCAAAGCTGCGCATCCAGGCGGGGGATGTGTCGGTGAACGGCGCGGTGGAACAGCGGCGGGGGCGGCAGCTGCAAATCGGTGATCGTGTGCAGCTGGGCCCGGAGGTCGCCAGCGTTGAGGAGCCGCTTCAGCCTGGGCCGTAA
- a CDS encoding ABC transporter ATP-binding protein, protein MLTPSEAGFRRLLPLLRPHGRRLVWGGLSMAVFVGSWPVLMHLVGQFIPALGSGDLQVVVPVLGLVLVVFLVQKLAQFLQDSLLAGPALQVSQALRRDLFERLQRVELGALEKLSAGDLTYRLTEDADRVSEVIYKTLHDTIPSALQLVAVLGYMLWLDWKLTLAILLLAPLIAWLISLFGARVMAATERSQKKVSELAGLLGEAIEGLPLVRAFAAEPWLQGRFEEEIDQHRQARYNTYRLVALQHPVVGVIEVLGIAFVLVLAAIRISSGDLDSQGLSSYLTGLIVLIDPIAHLTTNYNEFQQGQASLRRLRAIEKEPAEAADPQPALPLGRPRGDLDLERVEFAYQEGQPVLHDLSLQVAAGQVVALVGPSGAGKSTLFSLLLRFNTAQSGRVLLDGKDLAQVKARELRQQVALVPQRSSVFSGTIAEAIQFGRQASQEQLVEAAQLANAHDFIMRLPEGYNTRLEERGTNVSGGQLQRLAIARAVLGNPAVLLLDEATSALDAEAEAAVQLGLRQAMRGRTVLVIAHRLATVQEADRIVVMEHGRIREQGSHDELMQRGGRYRELCERQFIRDLQNV, encoded by the coding sequence ATGCTCACCCCATCTGAAGCCGGTTTCCGCCGGTTGTTGCCGCTCCTGCGACCCCATGGACGCCGGCTTGTCTGGGGTGGTCTGAGCATGGCCGTGTTTGTGGGCAGCTGGCCGGTGCTGATGCACCTGGTGGGTCAGTTCATCCCTGCCCTCGGCTCCGGTGACCTCCAGGTGGTGGTGCCTGTGCTGGGCCTGGTGCTGGTGGTGTTTCTCGTGCAGAAACTGGCCCAGTTTCTCCAGGATTCTCTGTTGGCCGGTCCGGCGTTGCAGGTGAGTCAGGCGCTGCGGCGCGATCTGTTTGAGCGGTTGCAACGGGTGGAGCTCGGTGCGCTCGAGAAGCTGTCGGCCGGTGATCTCACCTATCGCCTCACCGAGGATGCGGACCGGGTGAGTGAGGTGATTTACAAAACCCTGCACGACACGATCCCCAGTGCCCTGCAGCTGGTGGCGGTGCTCGGTTACATGCTCTGGCTCGACTGGAAGCTCACCCTGGCGATCCTGTTGCTTGCCCCCCTGATCGCCTGGTTGATCAGCCTGTTCGGTGCTCGGGTGATGGCGGCCACCGAACGCAGCCAGAAGAAGGTGAGCGAATTGGCCGGTCTGCTCGGTGAAGCGATCGAGGGGTTACCGCTGGTGCGGGCCTTTGCGGCCGAACCGTGGTTGCAGGGGCGGTTTGAAGAGGAGATTGATCAGCATCGTCAAGCGCGATACAACACCTATCGGCTGGTGGCGCTGCAGCATCCGGTGGTGGGGGTGATCGAGGTGCTCGGGATCGCCTTTGTGCTGGTGTTGGCGGCGATCCGGATCAGCAGCGGCGATCTCGACAGTCAGGGGTTGAGCAGTTATCTCACCGGACTGATCGTGTTGATCGATCCGATTGCGCACCTCACCACCAACTACAACGAATTTCAGCAGGGTCAGGCGTCACTGCGGCGCTTGCGGGCGATCGAGAAGGAACCCGCGGAAGCGGCCGATCCCCAGCCAGCTCTGCCGCTGGGTCGGCCCCGCGGTGATCTGGACCTGGAGCGGGTGGAGTTTGCCTATCAGGAGGGCCAGCCTGTGTTGCACGATCTCAGCCTGCAGGTGGCGGCCGGTCAGGTGGTGGCCCTGGTGGGTCCGTCCGGCGCTGGCAAGAGCACCCTGTTTTCGTTGTTGCTGCGCTTCAACACGGCCCAGAGTGGTCGGGTGCTGCTCGATGGAAAGGACCTGGCCCAGGTGAAGGCCCGGGAGCTGAGGCAGCAGGTGGCCCTGGTGCCTCAGCGCAGCAGTGTGTTTTCTGGAACGATCGCTGAGGCGATTCAGTTCGGGCGCCAGGCCAGCCAGGAGCAGCTGGTGGAGGCGGCGCAGCTGGCCAATGCCCATGATTTCATCATGCGCTTACCGGAGGGTTACAACACCCGCTTGGAGGAGCGGGGCACGAATGTGTCGGGGGGGCAGCTGCAGCGGTTGGCGATTGCCCGGGCCGTGCTTGGTAACCCGGCGGTGCTGTTGCTCGATGAGGCCACCAGCGCCCTTGATGCGGAAGCGGAGGCAGCCGTGCAGCTGGGTTTGCGCCAGGCGATGCGCGGCCGCACGGTGCTGGTGATTGCCCATCGCCTGGCCACGGTGCAGGAAGCGGATCGGATTGTGGTGATGGAACACGGGCGCATCCGCGAGCAGGGCAGTCACGATGAGTTGATGCAGCGGGGCGGCCGCTACCGCGAACTCTGCGAGCGTCAGTTCATTCGCGACTTGCAGAACGTTTGA
- a CDS encoding DUF6447 family protein, producing the protein MAPENSEQNPVLTFEGKRYDLNALPDELKELVRGMQVADAQLRMHEDTLKVLAVGRQSMAMQLNERLKDITPLPDGN; encoded by the coding sequence ATGGCTCCCGAAAATTCCGAACAGAACCCCGTGCTCACGTTCGAGGGCAAGCGTTACGACCTCAATGCCCTGCCCGATGAGCTGAAGGAGCTGGTGCGGGGCATGCAGGTGGCCGACGCCCAGCTGCGCATGCATGAAGACACTCTCAAGGTGCTCGCCGTTGGCCGGCAGTCGATGGCGATGCAGCTGAACGAGCGCCTCAAGGACATCACCCCTCTTCCGGACGGGAACTGA
- a CDS encoding sodium:alanine symporter family protein, which produces MEFLNAINGWVWGPVTLTLIAFTGVYLMIGLRFMPLRRLGFAVQAMLDSIRRSNGEGDVSAFQGLMTALAATIGTGNVAGVASAIGVGGPGAVFWMWLVALFGTATKFGESLLAVHFRETDALGEHVGGPMYAIRNGLGPHWAWLGTLFAIFGTLAGFGIGNGVQAHELANALDDYGIPNLLTGVVMAAITFAVIIGGIERIGRIAGLVVPFMAVIYIVGALWILITHLGAIPAALGLIVRDAFTGQAAAGGVVGVVIQKGIARGVFSNEAGLGTAPIAQAAARPGDPVLQGAVAMLGTVIDTLIICTMTALVIVISGQYSEGLAGVDMTKAAFAWGLPGGDHLVTFATILFTATTILGWGYYSERCLEFLVGVGLPLTIFRLVWVAVVVVGAVATFSTVWTVADILNGLMALPNLVALLLLSPVVFRLTGAYRFSSRPEEG; this is translated from the coding sequence ATGGAATTTCTCAATGCCATCAACGGCTGGGTCTGGGGACCGGTCACCCTGACCCTGATCGCCTTCACCGGCGTATATCTGATGATCGGGTTGCGCTTTATGCCCCTGCGCCGCCTCGGTTTTGCGGTGCAGGCGATGCTCGATTCCATTCGCCGCTCCAACGGCGAAGGCGATGTGAGCGCCTTTCAGGGATTGATGACCGCCTTAGCGGCCACCATCGGCACCGGCAATGTGGCCGGTGTTGCCTCCGCCATCGGAGTGGGAGGTCCAGGCGCCGTGTTCTGGATGTGGCTGGTGGCCCTCTTCGGCACCGCCACCAAATTCGGTGAGTCGCTCCTCGCGGTGCATTTCCGCGAAACCGATGCACTCGGCGAACACGTGGGCGGCCCGATGTATGCGATCCGCAACGGTCTTGGCCCGCACTGGGCCTGGCTTGGAACCCTGTTTGCCATCTTCGGCACCCTCGCCGGCTTCGGCATTGGCAACGGCGTTCAGGCCCATGAACTCGCCAACGCCCTGGACGACTACGGCATCCCCAACCTGCTCACCGGCGTGGTGATGGCGGCGATCACCTTCGCAGTGATCATCGGCGGCATCGAGCGGATCGGACGGATCGCCGGTCTGGTGGTGCCCTTCATGGCGGTGATCTACATCGTTGGGGCTCTTTGGATTCTCATCACCCACCTCGGGGCGATTCCAGCGGCCCTCGGCCTGATCGTGCGCGATGCCTTCACCGGCCAGGCCGCCGCCGGCGGAGTGGTGGGAGTGGTGATTCAGAAGGGCATCGCCCGTGGTGTGTTCTCCAATGAAGCCGGCCTGGGCACGGCCCCAATCGCTCAAGCCGCCGCCCGCCCCGGTGATCCGGTGCTGCAGGGTGCGGTGGCCATGCTCGGCACGGTGATCGACACCTTGATCATCTGCACGATGACCGCCCTGGTGATTGTGATCAGCGGCCAATACAGCGAAGGCCTGGCCGGGGTGGACATGACCAAGGCCGCCTTCGCCTGGGGCCTGCCAGGGGGTGATCACCTAGTGACCTTCGCCACGATCCTGTTCACCGCCACCACCATCCTGGGCTGGGGCTATTACAGCGAGCGCTGCCTGGAATTTCTGGTGGGTGTGGGCCTCCCCCTCACCATTTTCCGCCTCGTCTGGGTTGCGGTGGTGGTGGTGGGCGCTGTCGCCACCTTCAGCACGGTGTGGACCGTGGCCGACATCCTCAACGGCCTGATGGCCCTGCCCAACCTGGTGGCACTGCTGCTGCTCTCGCCGGTGGTCTTCCGACTCACCGGCGCCTACCGCTTCAGTTCCCGTCCGGAAGAGGGGTGA
- a CDS encoding DUF3386 domain-containing protein, protein MTIATSAAPVQGADCRDAFRAAYENRYTWDPEFGGYRGRCLWQQGDRHLEGRFQVGADLKATVEGIEDPEVEKAIHSQLWEVAIHRVRRSFDQVHGDNTFTAGDSTDEGLEVIVGGKNAGDRYRIHNRVVTMVHRHIHGTVVTIHTGSTTDTGAGYLSHTYTSAYADPATGEARSGLNHFTDTFVPLQEGGPWVLQERRVRSEAHGDTPASEQVFQFLDCEPLGAA, encoded by the coding sequence GTGACGATCGCCACCTCCGCTGCCCCTGTTCAGGGAGCCGACTGCCGGGATGCCTTCCGGGCGGCCTATGAGAATCGCTACACCTGGGATCCGGAGTTCGGCGGCTATCGCGGCCGATGCCTCTGGCAGCAGGGTGATCGCCACCTCGAGGGGCGCTTCCAGGTGGGCGCCGACCTGAAGGCCACGGTGGAAGGAATCGAGGATCCTGAGGTGGAGAAGGCGATCCATTCCCAGCTCTGGGAAGTGGCGATTCACCGGGTGCGGCGCAGTTTCGATCAGGTGCATGGCGACAACACCTTCACCGCCGGTGACAGCACCGATGAGGGGTTGGAGGTGATCGTCGGTGGCAAGAATGCCGGTGATCGTTACCGCATCCACAACCGAGTGGTGACGATGGTGCATCGCCACATTCACGGCACCGTGGTCACGATCCACACCGGCTCCACCACCGACACCGGCGCTGGCTACCTGAGCCACACCTACACCAGCGCCTACGCCGATCCCGCCACCGGTGAAGCCCGCAGCGGCCTGAATCACTTCACCGACACCTTTGTTCCGCTCCAGGAGGGTGGCCCCTGGGTGCTGCAGGAGCGTCGTGTCCGCAGTGAAGCCCACGGCGACACCCCCGCGTCCGAGCAGGTCTTCCAGTTCCTCGACTGTGAGCCCCTGGGCGCCGCCTGA